The DNA segment ttggatGAAGTGGAATGTGAAGAACTTATGATTCTCTTTTGAGATAATAATAGGCAATTTGTATTGCTCACAATTCAGTCTATGATAATACCAAACACAGAGATAGACTGACACATCATCAAAGAAAAAATGGATAATGGTCTTATAACTGGTTCCTACATCCCATTAGGGCTTCAACTAGCATATTTGTTTCGGAGGGACATTTTACGAAGCGGTTTGATGATCTTAATGCAAGCTgcaaatgataaatatttatttaccagattgagggggagtgttgagGAAATACTATTAATTATTGGGACTATTTATATATGGTAGGGATGGGATGAgttattattaattatcatatttatttcaataattgaTTTCTAGAGTTGGTAGTCTCTTGTATAGTTGACATTAAGAATCCCAATCAGAATTTCTTCCCTATTTTAATCTCTTCCCTTTCCTTTTTCAAGTCTGACTAACACTGCTACTACAATTACTGTCGCAACTACTGCTAAGTATTCATAGTTTCTAGTTTATTTCCTTGAAGGATTTCAATGAAGTTGTGGTCTTGCAACTTCAATTCACAGCTTGCAAATGCTTTATCTATTGAAGGGGATTACCAGGGTTCAATCTCTGCCTTAGAGTGTGGATATGTCTGTGCTACTGAAGTATGCTTGCCGGAGTTGCAGGTATGTTGTCTTACGTGAAGAGACATGTTATTTGATTCCTTCTCTTCATTTGCCATCAATTCATTGGTGAATTTCTACCTCTAATCGATAGAACCTTCCCGAAGCTTGTTGTCTTTCACATCTATTGTGTGTGTCAACAAATAACTCTCTACTATGCTAAAATAAAGGCACTCCATTTGTTGCGAGTTTAATATAATATCGCCCATCAGCTCTGTCTGTAATTTCTTGTTTTATAACAATGGAGCAGATGTTTTTTGCCACTTCAATATTGCATGTCCGACTCATGCAATGGGATGATGATAATTTGGTTGAGCAAGCTGTTAATAAATGCAATGAGATTTGGGAGTCAATTGATCCAGATAAAGTGAGTGCAAATGTTCTTTAGCTTCTGACTTTTCTAGTTTTCTTTGTGTAGACACTGTGTGTTTTTAACTGAAATGTGATTCTTTTTACCTTTGCtctaatttattttctctcttgcATCCTAACACTTCTCAGCGACGACAATGCCCTGGCTTACTATTTTATAACGAATTACTGCACATATTCTACCGATTGCGACTATGTGATTACAAGAATGCTGCACCCCATGTAGACAATCTGGATGCTGCAATGAAGTTTGATATGCAGCAAACACAGCACATACAGGAGCTAGTGAAGGAGCTTGATGTTCTAGATCAAAGTCTCTCCAGATCTGACCTTCACTACAGGGATAGGACAGCATTATCTAGAAAGCAAACAATGATTAAGGAGCAACTGAGTAGCATGACTGGGTTGAATTTAATTGGGCAGGAAACACTGCAACCAGTGTATTTTGGGAATGTCAGAAGAACCATTGGAGATAAGCTTCAGTTAGCACCTCCTCCCATTGATGGTGAATGGCTTCCTAAAAGTGCTGTTTATGCATTAGTTGATCTaattgttgttgtatttgggcGCCCAAAAGGACTTTTTAAGGAATGTGCAAAACGCATACAGTCTGGGATGCATATAATACAAGGTTGTTCACCTGCTTTTTTAGTGAGTTTGTGTGTTTTTTCATCTTCATTTGGGTTTGTTCCAATTTATTGCTTTCCTGAAAGTACAACTGCTACTTATTTTAACTACAAAATAATGATTTCTCATGTGAAATCAATTTGTAGTTTGCTGTCCAAATAGCCCTGTGATAATTGTTGACGTTGTCTGATTTATGCCCTTTTACTTGCAGTTCCACCATCTTCCAGTCTTCAACTATTCTATATGACCAATTACAACcataaagtgtttttttttatagttttcttTGTTAGGCTTTAATGTGAAATGTATTAGGATGCGTCAACTGATTAGAAGCATTACTCTGTTAAATTATTTGTTCTGATTCCACGATTGATGAGTTAAGTTGTTTCTGTTACTCAAATGGATTTCCATGTTAGTCGCTGCTGTTATGGCCTGCTTTGGAGACTGAAGTTGTAGCCACTTTGGAATTATTTTCGTTATGAAAATAACATTTCTTCTGCTGTAATAGTGTCTCATATTGTAAATAATGTATTTTACAAATTTCTATTGTAATGATTATTAGTTGTCAAACATATTAGGTTTTATTTTGGGGTGATACTGAAGTATTTAGGTTTATATGTTAAAATGGGCATCATATTTAAAATCATTCAATTATATTTAGTTATTCATATTTTGAAGTTCTTCCCTGCAGATGAGTTAGTGAAGCTTGGAATTACGGATGGTGTTCGAGGTGAGATTTGTTATTCCTCCTAGCTTGTCCGCTTTAAGATGCTTATGCTTCCATGCAATCAAGAATTCCTAATGTAATTTTGTTGGACCTTTTTTTACCAGAAGTGGATTTACAACACTCTTCTATTTGGATGGCTGGTGTGTACTTAATGCTACTAGTTCAGTTTCTTGAAAACAAAGTGGCTATAGAGCTCACACGAGCAGAATTTGTTGAAGCACAGGAGGTTGGTTATCTTCCTATGATATATTTTGTCAGCACCAAGGATGAGAAGACATGATAGTTTGCATTTATTCCATACAATTTCAAAATcgctattaataaataataatccACCTTATTAGCTGTCTTGCTTCTGCTGATATTTTTCTTGTTCCTGTAGATTTATAAAGTAGCATTCCATTACATTCCGGAATTGATATAGTTAATTAATACCGCTTCAATTTTTCAGGCTTTGGTACAGATGAAAAATTGGTTCATGCGGTTTCCAACCATATTGCAGGCATGTGAATGCATCATTGAGATGCTTAGAGGTCAATATGCTCATTCAGTTGGCTGTTACAACGAAGCTGCTTTTCATTATATTGAAGCAGTGAAggtatacatatatatgtatgCATATGACATCTCTATAATATAGATGCGATCTTTTAGTAGTGAACAAGATGTAGTCACTGCAGTTTTGATAATTTTGACACGTTTATGCTGATTTGGCATGCTAGATacatatttatgtttttgtctGTAGAGCTTGTTATAAATTGTTGGTGGGGTGGGGATAACTTCATGGTATCCAAGCAATGACTACATATTTCTGTGTAGCTTACAGACAGCAAATCAATGCAAGCTATGTGCCAAGTTTATGCAGCTGTCTCTTACATCTGCATCGGTGATGCTGAATCTTCTTCACAGGTGGAGAAATTCCTCTAACACAAATTAAATTGGttctacatattttttttaagtagttTAATTCCAGGAGATTTTCTTTTATTGAATGATATTTTTTCCTCAGGCACTCGATTTGATCGGGCCAGTTTATGGAGTAATGgattcttttgttggagttaGAGAAAAGACAGGTGTTCTTTTTGCTTATGGTCTTTTATTGATGAAGCAACAGGATCTACAAGAAGCAAGGTAAGTTTTTAGATAACTGGTGGAATAACCTGCACAGGTGTTGAGTCTACAATCTAGTGTTCTTTAATGTATTTGtctgttattttttaatttaaaatttgtgttaGTAGATGTGTATATGAAAATATCTCAACACCTTAGAACTTGTagattacaaaaaaaaattagcaatggataaatatttaatttagccTATTTTACTTAGGCATCCACATTGGAAAAATGCACTTTACCtgcatttattttattcattattatacTTTTCTTATTTAGTATATAAGATCCCCGGTTGAACCATTGACTAGATTACTTCATTGCGTCAGTTTTTAAAACATGGATACTGACAATGGAAAGAGTTACTGTGCGTTCTGTTGGGTTTCATTCATATAAGAAGACCAGTGCTACACCTTAGTTGGTGGATGTTTCTTTAAATTATTATGTCATGTAATGTAACAGATTTGACTATTAAATGGACCTTAAAATTAAGTAATCTCCAGAATGGAATCTCACTTGCAACTGATCTCTTACCTCCATCAACATATATAAATTCTAGTTCTTCCTTTGTCTAAGTTGCAAATTTGTTGCAGAAATCGTCTGGCAAGGGGATTGCAGCTCACACATACATATTTGGGGAACCTTCAACTTGTTTCACAGTATTTGACAATCCTTGGGAGTTTGGCCCTTGCATTACGTGACACCGTACAAGCCAGGGAGATATTGAGATCTTCTTTGACTTTAGCAAAGAAACTTTATGATATTCCTACTCAGATTTGGGTGCTATCTGTTTTGACTGGTACTTATCTATCTTATGTAAGACTACCTAGTTTGCGAATGCAACAAATCTATTATGACTTTAAGTGCTCCCTAGTTGCACACTTTGTAGATGAGTACTTAGATTGCCACCTGAGTGTCATGCCTTTCTTGCTTATCTATTGTGCTCATTTTTGGTTTGAACTTTTTGATGATAAACCTTGCGTAAGAGTGGCTGGTATGTAAGTGGgatgatataatttaaattgtatGATTTCCGGCATGGTGTCTTGGCTTTATTCTGTATATTTAATTGGAGGTTGCAGGTTCAAATCCTAGAATAAGCTGTGCTCATCTTATCTTTCCCAAACCCATGCACTGGGTGCTCTCTCCCac comes from the Phaseolus vulgaris cultivar G19833 chromosome 8, P. vulgaris v2.0, whole genome shotgun sequence genome and includes:
- the LOC137824454 gene encoding sister chromatid cohesion protein SCC4 is translated as MEAVAEGLWGLAEYHEKRGEIGKAVKCLEAICQSEVSFFPIVEVKTRLRIATLLLHHSHNVNHAKSHLERSQLLLKSIPSCFEIKCRAYSLLSQCYHLVGAIPPQKQVLHKGLELTASVGYEISMKLWSCNFNSQLANALSIEGDYQGSISALECGYVCATEVCLPELQMFFATSILHVRLMQWDDDNLVEQAVNKCNEIWESIDPDKRRQCPGLLFYNELLHIFYRLRLCDYKNAAPHVDNLDAAMKFDMQQTQHIQELVKELDVLDQSLSRSDLHYRDRTALSRKQTMIKEQLSSMTGLNLIGQETLQPVYFGNVRRTIGDKLQLAPPPIDGEWLPKSAVYALVDLIVVVFGRPKGLFKECAKRIQSGMHIIQDELVKLGITDGVREVDLQHSSIWMAGVYLMLLVQFLENKVAIELTRAEFVEAQEALVQMKNWFMRFPTILQACECIIEMLRGQYAHSVGCYNEAAFHYIEAVKLTDSKSMQAMCQVYAAVSYICIGDAESSSQALDLIGPVYGVMDSFVGVREKTGVLFAYGLLLMKQQDLQEARNRLARGLQLTHTYLGNLQLVSQYLTILGSLALALRDTVQAREILRSSLTLAKKLYDIPTQIWVLSVLTALYKELGERGNEMENVEYQTKKSEDLQRRLADAHASIYHFEIIDKIRLQVHQLNDLDIKRAMAGPPLGVNLDIPESIGLSAAVPAPSSSRLVDIDTRRRGKRRL